One Deefgea tanakiae genomic region harbors:
- the scpB gene encoding SMC-Scp complex subunit ScpB, with product MNSVEYNKIIETLLLVSQEPLTVAQIRKVFNDSLSHTQVLQCLLEIGQGWQGKGVELIELASGWRFRAKPEMQSYITQLNPERPPRYSRAVMETLAIIAYKQPVTRGEIEEIRGVAVSSQIIQALKERGWLDVVGHKEVPGRPELLATNRAFLSDLGLKSLAELPSLAQLTELVAAN from the coding sequence ATGAATTCCGTGGAATACAACAAAATCATTGAGACACTACTCTTAGTCAGCCAAGAGCCACTGACTGTGGCGCAAATCAGAAAAGTATTCAATGACAGCCTAAGTCACACCCAAGTCTTGCAGTGTTTGCTAGAGATTGGCCAGGGTTGGCAGGGCAAAGGTGTTGAGTTGATTGAATTGGCGAGTGGTTGGCGTTTTCGCGCTAAGCCAGAGATGCAAAGCTACATCACTCAACTCAACCCTGAAAGGCCGCCGCGCTATAGTCGTGCAGTGATGGAGACTTTGGCGATTATTGCCTACAAGCAGCCGGTGACGCGCGGCGAGATTGAAGAAATCCGTGGGGTCGCGGTTTCAAGTCAAATTATTCAAGCCTTAAAAGAGCGTGGCTGGTTGGATGTGGTCGGCCACAAAGAAGTGCCAGGGCGACCTGAGTTGCTGGCGACCAATCGTGCGTTTTTGTCTGATTTGGGCTTAAAAAGCTTGGCTGAATTACCGTCATTGGCGCAGCTCACTGAATTAGTTGCTGCCAATTAA
- the hrcA gene encoding heat-inducible transcriptional repressor HrcA, translating into MMLNDRSHILLKTLVERYIADGHPVGSKALSQYAGLDVSAATIRNVMADLENLGLIASPHTSAGRIPTAQGYRLFVDHLLTAPGLPQQMNELQHTELPNDNAQHSIAAASQLLSQLTQFAGVVITPKRTENVLKQIEFLPLSEKRVLLILVTADGEVQNRIVQTEHHLSHAALIEAAHFLNSHCAGKTISNLMSLLQGDLGRVKSDLYDLMNAAAHIGSDLSHDHMIIAGEHQLLGLNDFGTDMARMRQLFELFEQKSTLLKLMQLGQNAEGIQIYIGNESGIATLDECSVIAAPYRVNNEIVGTLGVIGPTRMAYDRVIPIVNITAQLLSSALTQSN; encoded by the coding sequence ATGATGCTCAATGATCGATCCCACATCCTGCTTAAGACACTGGTCGAACGCTATATTGCCGACGGCCATCCTGTTGGCTCCAAGGCGCTCTCCCAATACGCCGGACTGGATGTCAGCGCTGCAACGATACGCAACGTGATGGCAGACTTGGAAAACCTAGGCTTGATTGCCAGCCCGCACACATCGGCGGGCCGGATTCCAACCGCGCAAGGCTATAGATTGTTTGTCGATCACCTACTCACCGCGCCCGGCTTGCCGCAGCAAATGAATGAATTGCAGCACACCGAATTACCGAACGACAATGCACAGCACAGTATTGCAGCTGCGTCACAGCTCTTGTCGCAACTCACACAATTTGCTGGCGTTGTGATCACACCGAAAAGAACCGAGAACGTATTAAAGCAAATTGAATTTTTACCTTTATCCGAAAAGCGAGTATTACTCATTTTAGTGACCGCCGATGGTGAAGTTCAAAATCGAATCGTGCAAACCGAACATCATTTAAGTCATGCAGCGCTGATTGAAGCGGCTCACTTTCTCAATAGTCACTGTGCAGGCAAAACCATTTCCAATCTAATGAGCTTGCTACAGGGCGACTTAGGTCGAGTAAAAAGCGATTTGTACGATTTAATGAATGCCGCAGCGCATATCGGCAGCGATCTAAGCCACGACCATATGATTATCGCAGGCGAGCATCAGCTACTCGGATTGAATGATTTTGGTACTGACATGGCCAGAATGCGGCAATTGTTTGAACTTTTTGAGCAAAAAAGCACCTTACTAAAACTAATGCAGCTAGGGCAAAACGCCGAAGGCATCCAAATTTATATTGGCAACGAATCGGGCATTGCTACACTCGACGAATGCTCCGTTATCGCTGCGCCCTATCGCGTCAACAATGAAATTGTTGGCACATTAGGCGTTATTGGCCCAACTCGGATGGCATATGATCGCGTGATTCCGATTGTTAATATTACTGCGCAGCTTCTTTCTAGCGCACTCACTCAATCTAATTGA
- a CDS encoding bifunctional diguanylate cyclase/phosphodiesterase gives MALQNKNHWLLALTYALAVVLDHLFIPNGATFGPFNLQLGVAVAGLLLLGVHATPYLIPGAMLFGLLQAQMPWLTLLFAVLHIAQALCIFSLLPLFAPERQIRIVDTNRLMMAAPFVGNVLFVSLFISVQQVFVPHPDVTATWLTLWLGQSLSVLIVVPGVYALLTDRSLMRANWLIEFTLLVSIAASGGILLMYGREALTLEAAYLMFPLLIWSSLRLGQLGNCIVSVFIFTLVGAQYAMGLSSIHYINSVLILLGIALQTAIFLTASHRENRRAINAARLSAKIFDYASEGILLTDADAKIIATNPAFEKITGFCAKDAIGKTSRIFGEHQGHLSDLQTVQLATLRATGQWEGEVQDRRKNGDFYPAWLSMSAVRDEQGYISNYVGVFSDYTARKESEQRMRHLAQHDALTGLLNRNGLQEALNSILIRSGTKCRSFALLFIDLDRFKTINDTLGHDVGDELLKVVAHRLRGHLKQHDIVARLGGDEFTVLLEHIIHHEQIIQVVERILSALGEVYQVAGHELFVTGSIGVSLYPHDGGGAAQLMKNADIAMYRAKELGKNTYQFYASEMNVAHHVSHLSLENALRFALERKQLQLVYQPQYDLLTGQLAGMECLIRWCHPELGLISPAQFIPIAEENGLIVAMGDWVLNEACHTAQQWRLAGLEVPRIAVNLSVRQFKPLLLVNQIKLALSSSGLPAHLLELEVTESVIMKRVNEAVEILRELKLLGVQLAIDDFGTGYSSLSQLKVLPLDVLKIDRSFIEGIPANQDDVVIAETIMILARKMGMSVVAEGVETAKQMQLLQKMGCDVGQGYFFSRPIPALEMQALLKPIQSNKLIAV, from the coding sequence ATGGCTTTGCAGAATAAAAATCACTGGTTATTGGCGCTGACTTACGCGCTAGCCGTTGTGTTAGATCATCTCTTTATTCCGAACGGGGCGACTTTTGGCCCTTTCAATTTGCAACTCGGTGTTGCAGTGGCGGGTTTGTTGCTATTGGGTGTGCACGCCACGCCGTATCTCATTCCCGGTGCAATGTTATTTGGGCTGCTGCAGGCGCAAATGCCGTGGCTCACCTTGTTATTTGCTGTCCTCCATATTGCGCAAGCCTTGTGCATCTTTAGTTTGCTGCCATTGTTTGCGCCTGAGCGCCAAATTCGAATTGTGGATACCAATCGTCTCATGATGGCGGCGCCCTTTGTGGGTAATGTTTTGTTTGTCAGTCTCTTTATATCGGTGCAGCAGGTTTTTGTGCCGCACCCTGATGTGACGGCGACATGGTTGACGTTATGGCTTGGTCAATCTTTGAGCGTGCTGATTGTTGTACCAGGCGTTTATGCGTTGTTGACGGATCGCAGCTTGATGCGCGCCAATTGGCTGATCGAATTTACGCTATTGGTGTCGATTGCGGCTTCTGGCGGCATCCTGCTGATGTATGGTCGTGAAGCTTTGACGCTGGAAGCGGCTTATTTGATGTTCCCATTATTGATTTGGTCCTCTTTGCGTTTAGGGCAGTTGGGTAATTGCATTGTCTCGGTCTTTATTTTTACCTTGGTTGGCGCGCAATACGCAATGGGTCTGAGTTCGATTCATTACATCAATAGCGTGCTCATTTTGCTGGGCATTGCTTTGCAAACCGCGATTTTTTTAACTGCATCGCATCGGGAAAATCGCCGTGCCATCAATGCAGCGCGTTTATCTGCCAAAATTTTTGACTATGCCAGTGAAGGTATTTTACTGACCGATGCCGATGCCAAAATTATCGCGACCAATCCGGCCTTTGAAAAAATAACCGGCTTTTGCGCCAAAGATGCGATTGGAAAAACATCGCGAATCTTTGGTGAGCACCAAGGCCATTTGTCGGATTTGCAAACGGTGCAGTTAGCCACTTTGCGTGCAACAGGGCAGTGGGAGGGAGAGGTTCAGGATCGACGTAAAAATGGTGATTTTTATCCGGCTTGGCTTTCGATGAGCGCAGTACGTGATGAGCAAGGGTATATTTCAAACTATGTGGGTGTTTTTTCTGACTACACCGCGCGCAAAGAATCTGAGCAGCGCATGCGCCATTTGGCCCAGCATGATGCCTTGACGGGCTTGTTAAATCGGAATGGGCTTCAAGAGGCGCTTAACTCGATTTTGATCCGCTCCGGCACGAAATGTCGCTCATTTGCCTTGTTGTTTATCGACTTGGATCGGTTTAAGACGATCAATGACACGCTAGGGCATGATGTTGGAGATGAGTTACTTAAGGTGGTGGCGCATCGCTTGCGCGGTCATCTCAAGCAGCATGATATTGTTGCTCGCTTGGGGGGGGATGAGTTTACTGTTTTGCTTGAGCACATCATTCATCACGAGCAAATTATTCAAGTTGTTGAACGCATCTTGAGTGCATTGGGTGAGGTGTACCAAGTTGCTGGTCATGAGCTATTTGTGACGGGCTCCATTGGTGTGAGCCTTTATCCGCATGACGGCGGTGGCGCAGCGCAGCTGATGAAAAATGCCGATATTGCAATGTATCGCGCCAAAGAACTGGGTAAAAACACTTATCAGTTTTACGCTTCTGAAATGAATGTGGCCCATCATGTTTCGCATTTGAGCTTAGAAAATGCGCTGCGTTTTGCGTTAGAGCGCAAGCAGCTGCAATTGGTGTATCAGCCGCAATATGATTTGTTAACGGGTCAATTAGCGGGCATGGAGTGCCTCATTCGTTGGTGCCATCCCGAGCTGGGCTTGATTTCGCCTGCGCAATTTATTCCGATTGCCGAAGAGAATGGCTTGATCGTCGCGATGGGCGATTGGGTGCTTAATGAAGCTTGCCATACCGCCCAGCAATGGCGTTTGGCTGGCTTGGAAGTGCCACGCATCGCGGTGAATTTGTCGGTGCGGCAATTTAAGCCACTCTTGCTGGTCAACCAAATCAAGTTGGCACTGAGCTCCAGCGGTTTGCCAGCGCATTTGCTGGAATTGGAGGTGACCGAGAGCGTGATTATGAAGCGCGTGAACGAGGCCGTCGAGATTTTGCGCGAGCTGAAACTACTTGGCGTTCAGTTGGCGATTGACGATTTCGGAACTGGTTATTCGTCGCTTTCTCAGCTTAAAGTATTGCCGCTCGATGTATTAAAAATTGACCGTTCTTTTATCGAAGGGATTCCCGCCAATCAAGATGACGTGGTTATTGCTGAAACAATTATGATTTTGGCACGCAAAATGGGGATGAGTGTGGTCGCCGAAGGCGTTGAAACAGCGAAGCAAATGCAGTTGTTACAAAAAATGGGTTGTGATGTGGGGCAAGGCTACTTCTTTAGTCGACCGATACCAGCCTTGGAAATGCAAGCCTTGTTGAAACCAATTCAATCCAATAAACTTATTGCTGTCTAG
- the tadA gene encoding tRNA adenosine(34) deaminase TadA, whose protein sequence is MTDLDFMHAALQEAQRAFSLGEVPVGAVVVYRGEIIGRGHNQPITSHDPSAHAEMVAIRQAALHLGNYRLSECELFITLEPCLMCSGAIFQSRIMRVVYAASEPKTGAAGSVCNPYLDARLNHHTQIEQGPCEAESRQMLQDFFALQRKSQQNAAPLCISGLLNFRDLGGFKTADGRTVKSGLVFRAEQLVALEEVGLAEVAALGLQQIWDFRAPTEVAKYPDPVWPNTTPKWGDVLAESAQKTAVQFEALLQDPALLSQHLGEGRAEQVMIEVYRDMVRCPHAQTVMQQFLMSFCDADQYPVLFHCTAGKDRTGWAAVLLLTILGVPHERILRDYLASNENILNKYQALIARCVANGADECILNAIFGVRAEYLKAALHEVKKVSGTLPRYIEHVLGVTPLQQAQIQQVLLVNPF, encoded by the coding sequence ATGACGGATTTAGATTTTATGCACGCTGCCCTGCAAGAGGCTCAGCGTGCTTTTTCTTTGGGCGAAGTGCCTGTTGGGGCGGTGGTGGTGTATCGCGGCGAAATTATCGGTCGTGGGCACAATCAGCCGATCACGAGTCACGACCCCAGCGCCCATGCTGAAATGGTTGCGATTCGTCAAGCGGCCTTGCATCTGGGTAATTATCGTCTGTCTGAATGTGAGCTATTTATCACGCTTGAGCCGTGTTTAATGTGCAGTGGGGCGATTTTTCAGTCTCGGATTATGCGAGTAGTGTACGCCGCTAGCGAGCCCAAAACGGGCGCGGCAGGTAGTGTTTGCAATCCTTACTTAGATGCACGGCTCAATCATCACACCCAGATCGAGCAAGGCCCCTGCGAAGCAGAGTCACGGCAAATGCTCCAAGATTTTTTTGCCCTGCAGCGGAAAAGCCAACAAAACGCCGCGCCTTTGTGTATTAGCGGCTTGCTCAATTTTCGTGATTTGGGCGGTTTTAAAACGGCGGATGGTCGCACGGTAAAATCGGGTTTGGTTTTTCGCGCCGAGCAATTAGTTGCGCTTGAAGAAGTGGGCTTGGCGGAAGTGGCCGCTTTAGGTTTGCAGCAAATTTGGGATTTTCGCGCGCCAACAGAAGTAGCGAAATACCCTGATCCCGTCTGGCCAAATACGACTCCCAAATGGGGTGATGTGCTGGCTGAGTCGGCACAAAAAACGGCTGTCCAGTTTGAAGCTTTACTACAAGATCCTGCCTTGCTGAGTCAGCACTTGGGTGAAGGCCGCGCTGAACAAGTGATGATTGAAGTTTATCGCGACATGGTGCGTTGCCCACACGCGCAGACTGTGATGCAGCAATTTTTAATGTCGTTCTGCGATGCAGATCAATACCCCGTGTTATTTCATTGCACTGCTGGTAAAGATAGAACTGGCTGGGCGGCGGTGCTGCTATTGACGATTTTAGGTGTGCCGCACGAGCGTATTTTGCGCGACTACCTGGCGAGCAATGAAAATATATTGAACAAATATCAGGCTTTGATTGCGCGATGCGTGGCAAATGGCGCTGATGAGTGCATCCTGAACGCAATTTTTGGGGTGCGCGCCGAGTACCTAAAAGCTGCGCTGCATGAGGTAAAAAAAGTATCCGGTACTCTGCCGCGCTATATCGAGCATGTTTTGGGGGTTACGCCATTACAGCAGGCACAAATTCAGCAGGTTTTACTCGTTAATCCGTTTTGA
- the mltB gene encoding lytic murein transglycosylase B: MKKLTLALLTTLSTLAVADDELISRPEVQEYIRATAATHGFSEDLLTYALQNAQTKSNIITILDKPSTSRPWHEFQANFVNKTRINNGAKFWRNNAELVEAVSKKYQVSPAVMLAILGAETNYGTYTGTFRIVDALSTIAFNYPRRAEYFQKELTEFFLLAREEKQDFTTFKGSYAGAMGWPQFMPSSFRKYAQDWDGDGRHDIWNNPGDALASVANYLNKHGWINGGDTFTAVNVNNDPAELLADKFNIHFTVDELIAKGVAPISEINTKQPAVLFALETEPGFMQHFLGFNNFYVITRYNKSTLYATAVLQLADEIQAAYERGDDLIKPTSSKTKKK; the protein is encoded by the coding sequence ATGAAAAAACTAACACTAGCCCTGCTGACGACCCTTTCTACGCTAGCAGTTGCCGATGATGAACTCATCAGCCGCCCAGAAGTACAAGAATACATTCGAGCAACCGCAGCCACTCATGGTTTTAGCGAAGACTTGCTCACTTATGCATTACAAAACGCACAAACCAAATCCAACATCATTACGATTTTAGATAAGCCTTCCACCAGCCGACCATGGCATGAGTTCCAAGCGAATTTTGTTAATAAAACGCGTATTAATAATGGTGCCAAGTTTTGGCGCAATAATGCTGAATTGGTTGAAGCTGTTAGCAAGAAATACCAAGTTTCACCCGCAGTGATGCTGGCGATTTTGGGTGCAGAAACCAATTACGGCACGTACACCGGCACTTTTCGGATTGTTGATGCGTTGAGTACGATTGCGTTTAACTACCCACGCCGTGCCGAGTACTTCCAAAAAGAACTCACCGAGTTTTTCCTGTTGGCGCGTGAGGAAAAACAAGACTTTACGACCTTTAAAGGCAGTTACGCCGGCGCAATGGGTTGGCCACAATTTATGCCCTCCTCATTTCGCAAATACGCCCAAGATTGGGATGGCGATGGCAGGCACGACATCTGGAACAATCCGGGCGACGCATTGGCCTCGGTCGCCAATTATCTGAACAAACACGGCTGGATTAATGGTGGCGACACCTTTACTGCCGTTAATGTTAATAACGATCCCGCTGAGCTATTGGCCGACAAGTTCAATATTCACTTCACCGTGGATGAACTCATCGCCAAAGGCGTCGCGCCGATTTCAGAAATCAACACCAAACAACCCGCTGTGCTATTTGCGCTAGAAACTGAGCCTGGTTTTATGCAGCATTTTTTGGGATTTAATAACTTTTATGTCATTACGCGTTACAACAAGAGCACGTTATACGCGACCGCCGTTTTGCAGTTGGCCGATGAAATTCAAGCTGCGTACGAGCGTGGCGATGATTTAATCAAACCGACCAGTAGTAAGACCAAAAAGAAATAA
- a CDS encoding NAD kinase translates to MHSLFKTIALVGRLHTPALGDPIRRLADMLETGGIKVLIEQEIAIEHGIAEYQKVSRDHIGKLADLVVVLGGDGTMLSVARLLAPYRIPLVGINQGRLGFMTDIPLHEMETTVSNMIAGQFVPEERILLETTILRDGQPISTSLAFNDVVFSRGSIGSMIEFEIFVDNQFVYSQRSDGLVVSTPTGSTAYALASGGPILHPSLPAITLVPICPQSLSNRPIVVSDNAQVAFLLTRGQGARVHFDNQSDFELHEMDRVIIRRYTNSLRILHPHGYSYYDMLRAKLRWGEKLL, encoded by the coding sequence ATGCATAGCCTATTCAAAACCATCGCCCTCGTTGGCCGTCTTCATACGCCTGCTTTAGGTGATCCGATTCGCCGTTTGGCCGATATGCTGGAAACAGGCGGCATCAAAGTCTTGATCGAGCAAGAAATCGCCATTGAGCACGGCATCGCTGAATATCAAAAAGTCAGTCGCGATCATATCGGCAAATTGGCTGATTTGGTCGTAGTGCTGGGGGGGGATGGCACCATGTTGTCGGTGGCGCGTTTGCTCGCACCTTATCGGATTCCGCTAGTGGGGATTAATCAAGGTCGCCTTGGGTTTATGACCGATATTCCATTGCATGAAATGGAAACGACAGTCAGTAATATGATTGCGGGGCAGTTCGTGCCCGAAGAGCGGATTTTGCTTGAAACCACGATTTTGCGCGATGGTCAGCCGATTTCAACATCACTTGCGTTTAACGACGTGGTATTTAGTCGCGGCTCGATTGGTTCAATGATTGAGTTTGAAATTTTTGTCGATAATCAGTTTGTGTATAGCCAGCGTTCCGATGGTTTGGTGGTGTCGACGCCAACTGGGTCAACCGCCTATGCCTTGGCCTCTGGCGGCCCGATTTTGCATCCATCACTGCCTGCCATTACCTTGGTGCCGATTTGCCCGCAGTCGCTGTCTAATCGCCCGATTGTGGTGTCTGATAACGCCCAAGTGGCCTTCTTGTTGACGCGCGGGCAGGGCGCTCGTGTGCATTTTGATAATCAATCCGATTTCGAGTTGCACGAAATGGATCGCGTGATAATTCGTCGCTACACCAATTCGCTGCGTATCTTGCACCCGCATGGTTATAGCTATTACGACATGCTACGTGCCAAGTTGCGCTGGGGTGAAAAGTTGCTTTAA
- the recN gene encoding DNA repair protein RecN: MLAALHLRDFVIVRELDLDFSQGLTVLTGETGAGKSILIDALGLLLGDRSDAGVVRHGAERAELSAEFICDKIPQVAEWLIEQGLNNEGEPLIIRRIIDASGKSRSFINGSPVTLAQLKGVGEFLVDIHGQHAHQSLLRHDAQRDLLDAYAGTTQQARDMAKKYQAWHTLAQQLYDAEQNAERFEAERERLQWQIDEVVALNMQAGEWPELQADHKRLHHAAGLIDGVQEGLLALSDGDDNCQSWLATVAHRLSQLADFDPSINETLELIAGAEAQLAESVSSLRLYADRLELDPERLAEVESRLDAMYKMGRKYRIDPSQLLEQLHEWQARLAELGGAEGLDALRKQVTTAEAQYRKLATALTKQRTVAAKKLSSLVTEQMQVLALSGSRCEVVLQELAHPAAYGLEQVELQVANHPASPLRPMAKVASGGELSRISLALQVVTSQVANVPTLIFDEVDVGIGGRVAEIVGRLLSELGQTCQVLCITHLPQVAACGAQHLQVAKQQGKEGVISSIETLSHEARIEEIARMLGGLDITETTRQHAAEMLA; the protein is encoded by the coding sequence ATGCTGGCTGCGCTGCATTTACGTGATTTTGTCATTGTTCGTGAATTGGATTTAGATTTCTCGCAAGGCTTAACCGTATTGACCGGTGAAACCGGCGCAGGTAAATCGATTTTGATTGATGCGCTGGGTCTTTTGCTGGGCGATCGTTCTGATGCGGGCGTTGTACGGCACGGCGCCGAGCGCGCCGAGCTGTCGGCTGAGTTTATCTGCGACAAAATCCCACAAGTGGCGGAATGGTTGATTGAGCAAGGACTAAATAACGAAGGCGAGCCGCTGATCATTCGTCGCATCATTGACGCCAGCGGTAAATCACGTTCATTCATCAATGGCAGTCCAGTCACGCTGGCGCAGCTCAAAGGGGTTGGCGAATTTCTGGTTGATATTCACGGCCAGCACGCACACCAATCTCTATTGCGTCACGATGCGCAGCGCGACTTGCTCGATGCCTATGCTGGTACGACGCAGCAAGCGCGTGACATGGCTAAAAAATATCAAGCTTGGCACACTTTGGCGCAGCAGCTTTATGATGCTGAGCAAAATGCTGAGCGTTTTGAAGCCGAGCGTGAGCGTTTGCAGTGGCAAATCGACGAAGTGGTGGCTCTCAATATGCAGGCGGGTGAATGGCCTGAGTTGCAAGCTGATCACAAACGCCTGCATCACGCCGCTGGACTGATTGATGGTGTGCAAGAAGGCTTACTGGCACTGAGCGATGGTGATGACAACTGCCAAAGCTGGCTCGCTACGGTGGCGCATCGCCTGAGCCAATTGGCTGATTTTGATCCTTCTATCAATGAAACCCTAGAGCTGATTGCGGGTGCCGAGGCGCAATTGGCCGAATCGGTTAGTTCTTTGCGTCTTTATGCCGACCGCCTTGAGCTAGATCCAGAGCGTTTGGCTGAAGTCGAAAGCCGTCTCGATGCAATGTATAAAATGGGCCGTAAATATCGCATTGATCCTTCGCAATTGCTGGAGCAGTTGCATGAATGGCAGGCGCGCTTGGCCGAATTGGGTGGTGCGGAAGGCTTGGATGCGTTGCGCAAACAAGTAACAACTGCAGAGGCGCAATATCGCAAATTAGCGACGGCCTTGACGAAGCAGCGCACCGTTGCTGCAAAAAAACTGTCGAGCCTGGTAACCGAGCAAATGCAAGTGCTCGCCTTGTCGGGTAGCCGTTGTGAAGTTGTATTGCAAGAGTTAGCGCACCCTGCCGCGTACGGTTTGGAGCAAGTCGAATTGCAGGTTGCTAATCATCCTGCATCGCCGTTGCGCCCGATGGCTAAAGTGGCCTCCGGTGGTGAGTTGTCTCGGATAAGTTTGGCGCTGCAAGTGGTGACCAGCCAAGTGGCTAATGTGCCAACACTGATTTTTGATGAGGTCGACGTCGGTATCGGCGGGCGTGTAGCGGAAATTGTGGGCCGATTGTTGTCTGAGCTCGGACAAACCTGCCAAGTGCTTTGTATCACCCATTTGCCACAAGTCGCCGCCTGCGGCGCGCAGCATTTACAGGTAGCAAAACAGCAAGGCAAAGAGGGCGTGATCAGCTCGATTGAAACTTTAAGTCACGAAGCACGGATCGAAGAAATCGCTCGGATGCTGGGCGGTTTGGATATTACTGAAACGACAAGGCAACATGCAGCAGAAATGTTGGCTTGA
- the gcvT gene encoding glycine cleavage system aminomethyltransferase GcvT: MTTPKTTPLYDCHLAANAKIVDFAGWSMPIHYGSQLKEHEIVRADAGMFDVSHMCVLDITGADAKSFLRGLIANDVERLAFEGKALYSGMLTPEGTVIDDLIVYLTHYGYRVVVNAGTADKDIAWMLKQAQGQDVQIHVRRELAMIAVQGPNAIEKACKVIHEEWEATVKALKVFQGFPFGTVEDGWFIARTGYTGEDGLEIMLPAEEAPLFWKALISVGVAPIGLGARDTLRLEAGMNLYGHDMDETISPLEAGMGWTIAWEPADRDFIGRKALEAQRAAGVAMKQVGLVLEGRGVLREGQIVEVAGVGKGIITSGTFSPTLKHSVAIARIPAATGETAQVDLRGTLTDVRIVKMPFVRNGKKVFN, translated from the coding sequence ATGACAACACCAAAAACCACGCCTTTATACGACTGTCACCTTGCCGCTAACGCCAAAATTGTTGATTTTGCCGGCTGGTCTATGCCGATTCATTACGGCTCACAACTCAAAGAACACGAAATCGTCCGTGCCGACGCGGGTATGTTCGATGTATCGCACATGTGCGTGCTCGACATCACCGGTGCGGATGCCAAATCTTTTTTGCGCGGCCTGATCGCTAACGACGTTGAACGCCTGGCGTTTGAAGGTAAAGCGCTTTACTCGGGCATGTTGACGCCTGAAGGTACCGTCATCGACGACTTGATCGTTTACCTGACGCATTACGGCTACCGTGTCGTGGTGAATGCGGGTACGGCAGATAAAGACATCGCATGGATGCTCAAGCAAGCCCAAGGGCAGGACGTACAAATCCATGTTCGCCGCGAATTGGCGATGATTGCCGTGCAAGGCCCGAACGCGATTGAAAAAGCGTGCAAAGTGATTCACGAAGAGTGGGAAGCCACGGTGAAAGCACTGAAAGTATTCCAAGGTTTCCCATTCGGTACAGTAGAAGACGGCTGGTTTATCGCTCGCACGGGTTACACCGGTGAAGATGGCCTAGAAATTATGTTGCCCGCAGAAGAGGCTCCGTTGTTCTGGAAAGCCTTGATTAGCGTTGGCGTTGCGCCAATCGGCTTGGGCGCGCGCGATACATTACGCCTTGAAGCAGGTATGAATTTGTATGGTCACGATATGGATGAAACCATTTCGCCACTCGAAGCGGGTATGGGTTGGACGATTGCGTGGGAACCTGCAGACCGTGATTTTATTGGCCGCAAAGCACTTGAGGCGCAACGCGCAGCTGGCGTGGCGATGAAGCAAGTGGGTTTGGTGCTCGAAGGTCGTGGCGTGTTGCGCGAAGGTCAAATCGTTGAAGTGGCGGGTGTCGGCAAAGGCATTATCACCAGCGGTACTTTTTCACCTACACTCAAACATTCCGTCGCCATCGCTCGCATTCCAGCGGCGACCGGTGAAACGGCACAGGTCGATTTGCGCGGTACCTTGACCGATGTTCGCATCGTGAAAATGCCATTTGTACGCAACGGCAAAAAAGTATTTAACTAA
- the gcvH gene encoding glycine cleavage system protein GcvH: protein MMSNIPAELKYVNSHEWLRLEADGTVTIGITDHAQELLGDIVFVELPQVGDELAAEATAGVVESVKAASDVYAPIAGEVVAINDELTSAPELANSDPYGAAWFFRVKPADASVLDGLMTAEQYAKEIGV, encoded by the coding sequence ATCATGAGCAATATTCCAGCAGAACTCAAATACGTAAACAGCCATGAATGGTTGCGTTTAGAAGCCGATGGCACTGTGACCATCGGCATTACCGATCACGCGCAAGAATTACTAGGCGACATCGTTTTTGTTGAATTGCCACAAGTGGGCGACGAGTTGGCTGCCGAAGCGACTGCGGGTGTGGTTGAGTCTGTAAAAGCGGCATCGGATGTGTACGCACCGATTGCTGGCGAAGTGGTCGCGATCAATGATGAGCTGACTAGCGCGCCAGAATTGGCCAATTCTGATCCGTACGGCGCGGCTTGGTTCTTCCGCGTGAAACCTGCGGATGCGTCAGTGCTAGATGGCCTTATGACTGCAGAACAATACGCTAAAGAAATCGGCGTTTAA